In one Actinomycetota bacterium genomic region, the following are encoded:
- a CDS encoding EAL domain-containing protein has translation MDQVASGGRGRAPENALPLPVLLFTAGLAAAGVTGGLLIEAGAGQAVPPNWKAMLAFLVLLAAAGFPTLQFHWRDQGDAEDLFEAVLVPALFVLPPLEAVLVVGAAQALSETLQRIHPIKASFNVAQWMAATAVGSLVLAVLRDGGPANGRDVVLLAAAMAAVRAVNAFALVGVIWLAGTQSIRSVLKGVRPLILPVWIIGFAVNLAFGFLFLAAYLWSPLTAVLFLVPLGVLHLSGRAFASVRADRARLAGLQRATHALAVPMNPRDAVPEFLAEVRRCFESEVAELVILLEGSRVVHRNRGEASGTERRMEETGQETLAAALMRTGKSIRVSEDDNGPDLQRRLRQEGWRDCLAAPVRVEGKVIGVLCTYNRNGFEGFEEGELAVLEALAAEVGTAIEKGELLEAILEERTKLSEIVDNTSDGIAALDPDGTVSSWNPGFEEITGYRSADMVGSRGLARLRPRDVAGRELQLDRWAEEPGTLPTVVEVLRPNGEACWLACSWTRVPAVDGRPRRLILTSRDITKELELKRAEKALRDSAARFRALVQNSSHMVIVLDAGGGITYASPAFRRMLGYRDDARVGQNVFELIHPDDVGDVRARFGEHLAGLAQGAGLGFRFLAADGSWRNIEALANNLLDDPAVGGVVFNCRDVTERTRAEGQLAGQAQVLDLIARDAPLMETLDTLAKVIEAEASGARCAILLLDDSSETLTVAAAPSLIDVGLHEADGLVIGPEAGTSGTAAFRRQPVISADVTSDPLWRESRQVALARGIRAAWSTPIIAADGDPVLGVLTVYFDEPRRPGPAERSLLELAAHLADIAIERSHAQAQLAHQAAHDALTGLPNRVFFLDRITLALARTQRSRSSVAVLFLDLDRFKFINDSLGHDAGDRLLVALGKRLQDVIRPGDTVARFGGDEFTILCESIADEAHALAIAERVAQVATAPFPLGDAEVFVTMSIGIALASGSRVRPESLVENADAAMYRAKARGGNRREVFDQAMRARAKRRLAMHSSLHRAVERNEFRVLYQPIHCLGSGRAVGAEALVRWEHPDRGLIGPGEFIALAEETGLIMSIGTQVLRQACRQARTWQAENRRLAIKVNLSARQFVHPNLAGVVAEILAETGIDPALVYLEIIETVLMEDVESTSAALSELKSLGVSLTVDDFGTGYSSLAYLKRFPVDELKIDRNFVAGLLSDQEDQAIVTAIINLAHTLGMVAVAEGVENAGQVRRLLELGCDLGQGYHFGRPLPAEDLTARLSPAAGAGQALDQAPPAGATRSRKARTVRS, from the coding sequence TGGAAGGCCATGCTGGCCTTCCTGGTCCTGCTGGCGGCCGCGGGCTTTCCCACCCTGCAGTTCCACTGGCGTGACCAGGGAGACGCCGAGGACCTGTTCGAGGCCGTGCTGGTGCCGGCCCTGTTTGTGCTTCCCCCGCTGGAGGCCGTGCTCGTGGTCGGTGCCGCCCAGGCTTTGTCCGAGACGCTGCAGCGCATCCATCCGATCAAGGCGTCGTTCAACGTCGCCCAGTGGATGGCCGCGACCGCCGTCGGCAGCCTGGTCCTGGCGGTATTGCGCGACGGCGGCCCAGCGAATGGCCGAGACGTGGTCCTGCTGGCTGCTGCCATGGCCGCGGTTAGGGCTGTCAACGCCTTCGCTCTGGTCGGGGTGATCTGGCTCGCCGGCACCCAGTCCATTCGGAGCGTCCTGAAAGGCGTGCGGCCGTTGATCCTCCCGGTCTGGATCATCGGCTTCGCCGTCAATCTGGCCTTCGGGTTCTTGTTCCTCGCCGCCTACCTCTGGTCGCCGCTGACCGCGGTGCTGTTCCTGGTCCCTCTGGGAGTGCTGCATCTCTCCGGCCGGGCCTTCGCCAGCGTCCGCGCCGACCGGGCCCGGCTGGCCGGCCTGCAGCGGGCCACCCATGCCCTTGCCGTGCCAATGAACCCCCGCGACGCCGTGCCGGAGTTCCTGGCCGAGGTCCGGCGCTGTTTCGAGTCGGAGGTGGCCGAGCTGGTCATCCTCCTCGAAGGCTCTCGGGTGGTCCACAGGAACCGGGGTGAAGCTTCCGGTACCGAGCGGCGGATGGAGGAGACCGGCCAGGAGACGCTGGCCGCGGCCCTGATGCGGACGGGCAAGTCGATCAGAGTGAGTGAGGACGACAACGGCCCCGACCTCCAGCGGCGGCTGCGGCAGGAAGGCTGGCGGGACTGCCTGGCCGCCCCGGTGCGGGTGGAGGGCAAGGTCATCGGGGTGTTGTGCACCTACAACCGCAACGGCTTCGAGGGATTCGAAGAGGGCGAACTGGCCGTGCTCGAGGCGCTGGCCGCGGAGGTGGGCACAGCCATCGAGAAGGGCGAGCTGCTCGAGGCCATCCTCGAGGAGCGCACCAAGCTCTCCGAGATCGTCGACAACACCTCCGACGGCATCGCCGCCCTCGACCCCGACGGGACCGTGTCCAGCTGGAACCCCGGGTTCGAGGAGATCACCGGCTACCGGTCGGCCGACATGGTCGGCTCCCGGGGCCTGGCCCGGCTGCGGCCCCGCGACGTCGCCGGCCGCGAGCTCCAGCTGGACCGCTGGGCCGAGGAGCCGGGGACGCTGCCAACCGTGGTCGAGGTGCTGCGGCCCAACGGCGAGGCGTGCTGGCTGGCCTGCTCCTGGACCCGGGTCCCGGCGGTCGACGGCCGGCCGCGCCGGCTCATCCTCACCTCCCGGGACATCACCAAGGAGCTGGAGCTCAAGCGGGCCGAGAAGGCCCTGCGGGACTCGGCCGCCCGCTTCCGGGCGCTGGTCCAGAACTCCTCCCACATGGTGATCGTGCTCGACGCCGGCGGCGGCATCACCTATGCCAGCCCCGCCTTCCGGCGGATGCTCGGCTACCGCGACGACGCCCGGGTCGGGCAGAACGTGTTCGAGCTGATCCACCCCGACGACGTCGGCGACGTCCGGGCCCGCTTCGGCGAGCACCTGGCCGGCCTGGCCCAGGGCGCCGGGTTGGGGTTCCGCTTCCTGGCCGCCGACGGTTCCTGGCGCAACATCGAGGCCCTGGCCAACAACCTGCTCGACGACCCGGCCGTCGGCGGGGTGGTGTTCAACTGCCGCGACGTGACCGAGCGCACCCGGGCCGAGGGCCAGCTGGCCGGTCAGGCCCAGGTGCTGGACCTGATCGCCCGGGACGCGCCCCTGATGGAGACCCTCGACACCCTGGCCAAGGTGATCGAGGCCGAGGCGTCGGGCGCCCGCTGCGCCATCCTGTTGCTGGACGACAGCTCCGAGACGTTGACCGTGGCCGCCGCCCCCTCGCTCATCGACGTCGGCCTCCACGAGGCCGACGGGCTGGTCATCGGGCCCGAGGCCGGGACCAGCGGCACGGCCGCGTTCCGGCGCCAGCCGGTGATCTCCGCCGACGTGACCAGCGACCCGCTGTGGCGCGAGTCACGCCAGGTCGCGCTGGCCAGGGGCATCCGGGCCGCCTGGTCGACGCCGATCATCGCCGCCGACGGCGACCCTGTCCTTGGCGTCCTCACCGTCTACTTCGACGAGCCCCGCCGTCCCGGGCCGGCCGAGCGGAGCCTGCTGGAGCTGGCCGCCCACCTGGCCGACATCGCCATCGAGCGCAGCCACGCCCAGGCCCAGCTGGCCCACCAGGCCGCCCACGACGCCCTCACCGGCCTGCCCAACCGGGTCTTCTTCCTGGACAGGATCACCCTGGCCCTGGCCCGCACCCAGCGCAGCCGCTCCTCGGTGGCCGTGCTGTTCCTCGACCTGGACCGCTTCAAGTTCATCAACGACTCGCTCGGCCACGACGCCGGCGACCGGCTGCTGGTCGCCCTGGGCAAGCGCCTCCAGGACGTCATCCGGCCCGGCGACACCGTGGCCCGCTTCGGCGGCGACGAGTTCACCATCCTCTGCGAGAGCATCGCCGACGAGGCCCACGCCCTGGCCATCGCCGAGCGGGTCGCGCAGGTGGCCACCGCCCCGTTCCCGCTCGGCGACGCCGAGGTGTTCGTCACCATGAGCATCGGCATCGCGCTGGCCTCGGGCAGCCGGGTCCGGCCCGAGTCGCTGGTCGAGAACGCCGACGCCGCCATGTACCGGGCCAAGGCGCGGGGCGGCAACCGGCGCGAGGTGTTCGACCAGGCGATGCGGGCCAGGGCCAAGCGCCGCCTGGCCATGCACAGCTCGCTCCACCGGGCGGTCGAGCGCAACGAGTTCCGGGTCCTCTACCAGCCGATCCACTGCCTGGGCAGCGGCCGCGCGGTGGGCGCGGAGGCGCTGGTGCGCTGGGAGCATCCCGACCGGGGCCTGATCGGGCCGGGGGAGTTCATCGCCCTGGCCGAGGAGACCGGCCTGATCATGTCCATCGGCACCCAGGTGCTGCGCCAGGCCTGCCGCCAGGCCAGGACCTGGCAGGCCGAGAACCGCCGCCTGGCCATCAAGGTGAACCTGTCGGCCCGCCAGTTCGTCCACCCCAACCTGGCCGGAGTGGTGGCCGAGATCCTGGCCGAGACCGGCATCGACCCGGCCCTGGTCTACCTGGAGATCATCGAGACCGTCCTGATGGAGGACGTCGAATCGACCTCCGCGGCCCTGAGCGAGCTCAAGAGCCTCGGGGTCAGCCTGACCGTCGACGACTTCGGCACCGGCTACTCGTCGCTGGCCTACCTCAAGCGGTTCCCGGTCGACGAGCTCAAGATCGACCGCAACTTCGTCGCCGGCCTGCTCTCCGACCAGGAGGACCAGGCGATCGTGACCGCCATCATCAACCTGGCCCACACCCTGGGGATGGTGGCGGTCGCCGAGGGGGTCGAGAACGCCGGGCAGGTGCGGCGCCTGCTCGAGCTCGGCTGCGACCTCGGCCAGGGCTACCACTTCGGGCGGCCGCTGCCAGCCGAGGACCTGACCGCCCGGCTCAGCCCGGCCGCCGGCGCCGGCCAGGCCCTGGATCAGGCCCCGCCGGCCGGGGCCACCCGCTCCAGGAAGGCGCGCACGGTCCGCTCGTAG
- a CDS encoding alpha/beta hydrolase yields the protein MGTGAGRRGSRPWRLLRGAVVVVLVLVLVFFAGGGWFYSGEIRAGALDSKAPDPLPLSTEVLAVGDGSITLAREPGSPRELTLPGTWGLRWADGYGRLGAIQAQGPDRVERAFTRLEGTPPRAGDDTAVEGYAFPADPALAAGRPAREVSYPSPLGPAAAWQVEGRRDTWVILVHGYNAARTETLRTLATVSHQGYPALAITYRNDPGAPRSPDGLRHWGATEWRDLEAATRYALDQGAGGVVLAGFSMGGAVVTSFLLESPLAPRVRGVVLDSPALDLGEVIDHGAADRDLPVLGTPVPPALTVVAKGIAGVRYDLDWGELDYVDRAGGLATPMLVLQQSGDPTVPVTISEGLAAARSDLVTFERFAGDGHVQSWNVDRARYERTVRAFLERVAPAGGA from the coding sequence GTGGGAACCGGAGCTGGCCGACGCGGGTCGCGGCCATGGCGGCTGTTGCGCGGCGCTGTGGTCGTCGTCCTCGTGCTGGTGTTGGTCTTCTTCGCCGGCGGCGGCTGGTTCTACTCGGGCGAGATCCGGGCCGGCGCCCTGGACAGCAAGGCGCCGGACCCACTCCCGCTCAGCACCGAGGTCCTGGCCGTCGGCGACGGCTCGATCACCCTGGCCCGCGAACCGGGCTCGCCGCGGGAGCTGACCCTCCCCGGCACCTGGGGCCTGCGCTGGGCGGACGGCTACGGGCGGCTCGGAGCCATCCAGGCCCAGGGACCGGACCGGGTCGAGCGGGCGTTCACCCGCCTGGAGGGGACCCCGCCCCGGGCCGGCGACGACACAGCCGTCGAGGGCTACGCCTTCCCGGCCGACCCGGCCCTGGCCGCGGGCCGGCCGGCCCGCGAGGTCAGCTACCCCTCGCCGCTCGGCCCGGCGGCGGCCTGGCAGGTCGAGGGCCGGCGCGACACCTGGGTGATCCTGGTCCACGGCTACAACGCCGCCCGCACCGAGACCCTGCGGACGCTGGCCACGGTCAGCCATCAGGGCTACCCGGCCCTGGCCATCACCTACCGCAACGACCCGGGCGCGCCCCGCTCCCCCGACGGCCTGCGCCACTGGGGGGCGACCGAGTGGCGTGACCTGGAGGCGGCGACCCGGTACGCGCTCGACCAGGGCGCGGGCGGCGTGGTCCTGGCCGGCTTCAGCATGGGCGGCGCGGTCGTGACCAGCTTCCTGCTGGAGTCGCCGCTGGCCCCCCGGGTCCGGGGGGTGGTGCTGGACTCGCCGGCCCTCGACCTGGGCGAGGTGATCGACCACGGGGCCGCCGACCGGGACCTGCCGGTACTGGGGACGCCGGTCCCGCCGGCCCTGACGGTGGTCGCCAAGGGCATCGCCGGGGTCCGCTACGACCTCGACTGGGGCGAGCTCGACTACGTGGACCGGGCCGGCGGGCTGGCCACGCCCATGCTGGTGCTCCAGCAGAGCGGCGACCCGACGGTGCCGGTAACGATCAGCGAGGGCCTGGCCGCGGCCCGCTCCGACCTGGTCACCTTCGAGCGCTTCGCCGGCGACGGCCACGTCCAGTCCTGGAACGTCGACCGGGCGCGCTACGAGCGGACCGTGCGCGCCTTCCTGGAGCGGGTGGCCCCGGCCGGCGGGGCCTGA